AGACCAGATGAGAGCGGCGGTGCTGAGAAGCCTGTCATAGGTCAGATTTTACATTTAAAATTATGGAAATGCCGCATTGCATATGTGGCGATGAAGGGGTTAATTATACATGTTAACAGGTAAACAAAAAAGATATTTGCGTTCCATGGCGCATCATTTGGACCCGGTTTTTCAAGTAGGGAAAAACGGTACGAATGAGCATCTTATGCGTCACATCAACGATGCGATTGAAAAGCGTGAGCTGATGAAGGTGCAAATTTTGAACAACTGTCTGGACGACAAGCATGAAATTGCGGAAGAGCTGGCTGCGGAAACAGGTTCCGAGCTTGTGCAGATCATCGGGAGCACCATTATTTTGTACAAGGAATCCCGTGATCACAAGCAAATTGAGTTGCCAAGAGGATAAACACGCGGGGAGAATACTATGAAAATCGGTATTATGGGCGGTACATTTGACCCGATTCATAT
This DNA window, taken from Paenibacillus kribbensis, encodes the following:
- the yhbY gene encoding ribosome assembly RNA-binding protein YhbY codes for the protein MLTGKQKRYLRSMAHHLDPVFQVGKNGTNEHLMRHINDAIEKRELMKVQILNNCLDDKHEIAEELAAETGSELVQIIGSTIILYKESRDHKQIELPRG